A genome region from Bemisia tabaci chromosome 3, PGI_BMITA_v3 includes the following:
- the Septin2 gene encoding septin-2 yields MVEKKLESKMAAVDVAKAAENLRNLKLSGHVGFDSLPDQLVNKSVQQGFIFNILCIGETGLGKSTLVDSLFNTNFDSSPAPHTLPSVKLKSHTYELQESSVRLKLTIVDTVGYGDQINKEDSFKSIVDYIDAQFEAYLQEELKIKRSLSMYHDTRTHVCLYFICPTGHGLKSIDLVCMKQLDTKVNIIPIIAKADTISKTELQKFKAKIIQELNANGVRLYKFPTDDESVSEVNSQMNSHVPFAVVGSSDFVRVGNKMTRARQYPWGTVEVENEAHCDFKKLREMLIRTNMEDMREKTHTQHYELYRKKRLEQMGFSDVDSENKPVSFQESFQNKRSNHLQELQKQEDEMRQLFIVRVKEKEAEIKEAEADLQAKFERLKREHAEEKRKLEDSRRQLEEDIIEFNRRKQQFATLGNSHTLTLGKSKKK; encoded by the exons ATGGTCGAGAAAAAATTAGAGTCCAAGATGGCAGCCGTTGATGTAGCTAAAGCT GCTGAGAATCTGCGAAACCTGAAACTCTCAGGCCATGTTGGATTCGATAGTTTACCGGACCAGTTGGTGAACAAATCCGTTCAACAAGGTTTCATTTTCAACATCCTTTGTATTG GTGAAACTGGACTTGGAAAATCCACTCTGGTCGATTCCCTGTTTAACACCAACTTCGACTCTTCTCCAGCACCACACACCTTACCCAGTGTTAAATTGAAGTCTCACACATATGAACTACAAGAAAGCAGCGTCCGACTCAAG cTGACCATTGTTGATACTGTCGGGTACGGTGACCAAATTAACAAAGAAGACAGCTTTAAATCCATTGTGGACTACATTGATGCCCAGTTTGAGGCGTACCTGCAAGAGGAATTAAAAATCAAACGATCCCTTTCAATGTACCATGACACAAGAACTCATGTGTGCCTCTACTTCATCTGTCCCACAGGTCATGG ATTGAAGTCAATTGACCTTGTTTGTATGAAACAGCTGGATACCAAAGTCAACATCATCCCAATAATAGCGAAAGCAGACACCATCTCCAAAACAGAATTGCAGAAATTCAAG GCTAAAATCATCCAGGAGTTGAACGCAAATGGAGTTCGCCTGTACAAGTTCCCAACAGATGATGAGTCTGTATCTGAAGTAAACTCTCAGATGAATTCTCATGTGCCGTTTGCTGTTGTTGGTAGCAGCGATTTTGTCCGAGTTGGCAACAAGATGACACGAGCTAGACAATACCCATGGGGAACTGTCGAAG ttgaaaatgaaGCCCATTGTGACTTTAAGAAATTGCGTGAGATGCTAATCCGCACAAATATGGAGGACATGCGGGAAAAGACCCACACCCAACATTATGAGCTTTATCGTAAAAAGCGACTCGAACAG ATGGGTTTCAGCGATGTAGACTCAGAGAATAAGCCTGTGAGTTTCCAGGAGTCTTTCCAAAACAAGCGATCGAATCACTTGCAAGAGCTCCAAAAACAAGAAGATGAAATGCGCCAGCTCTTCATTGTTCGTGTCAAGGAAAAGGAGGCAGAGATCAAAGAAGCTGAAGCTGAT TTGCAGGCCAAGTTTGAGCGCCTAAAGCGCGAacatgctgaagaaaaacggAAGCTGGAAGACTCCCGACGACAACTTGAAGAGGATATCATCGAATTCAACAGACGCAAGCAACAGTTCGCGACTTTGGGGAACAGTCACACTCTGACATTGGGCAAGAgcaaaaagaaataa